From the genome of Blautia pseudococcoides, one region includes:
- a CDS encoding redox-sensing transcriptional repressor Rex → MDEKCISKAVIRRLPRYYRYLGELLEDGVERISSNELSTKMRVTASQIRQDLNNFGGFGQQGYGYNVQYLYTEIGKILGLDRTHNMIIIGAGNLGQALANYVQFEKRGFKVVGIFDVNPVLKGISIRGNEILMMDELPQYLKDNDVQIAALTLPKNNAEETANLLVENGIKAIWNFAHLDLEVPEDVIVENVHLSESLMRLSYNLNCYVTEHKK, encoded by the coding sequence GTGGACGAAAAATGCATATCAAAAGCAGTCATCAGAAGACTTCCCCGATATTACAGATATTTAGGAGAACTTTTGGAAGATGGTGTGGAGCGTATTTCCTCAAATGAGCTGAGTACCAAAATGCGCGTGACGGCATCCCAGATCCGCCAGGACCTGAATAATTTTGGGGGTTTTGGGCAGCAGGGATACGGATATAATGTGCAGTACCTGTACACGGAAATAGGTAAGATCCTGGGACTTGACCGGACCCACAACATGATCATCATCGGAGCCGGTAATCTGGGCCAGGCTCTGGCGAATTATGTACAGTTTGAAAAACGCGGGTTTAAGGTTGTAGGCATCTTTGATGTGAATCCGGTTCTGAAAGGCATCTCCATACGAGGCAACGAAATTCTTATGATGGATGAACTTCCCCAGTATCTGAAGGATAATGACGTTCAGATAGCAGCGCTCACTCTGCCTAAGAATAATGCGGAGGAGACAGCGAACCTGCTGGTGGAAAACGGGATCAAGGCCATCTGGAATTTCGCACATCTGGATCTGGAGGTGCCGGAGGATGTTATTGTGGAAAACGTACATCTATCCGAGAGCCTCATGCGATTGTCTTATAATCTGAATTGTTATGTGACGGAACATAAAAAGTAA